From the genome of Campylobacter lari:
TTATGTTTCCTCCGGCACTAAAAAAAGCAATATCTACAGGATTTTCTTTAAAAACATTTGGAGTTAATTCTTTTACTTTATAACTTTTTCCTCTAAATTCTACTTCACTACCTGCGCTTTTTGCACTTGCTAATGGTAAAATACTTTCAACCGGGAAATCAAGCTCATCCAAAACATTTAAAAGCTCTTCTCCGACTGCTCCAGTTGCACCTACAATGGCTATTTTTTTCATCATCCATCCTTTTTAAGTAATATTGTATTTTTTCATTTTTTCACTAAAAATTTTCTCACTCATCCCTATAAGCTTAGCTGCTTCTGCAATATCTTGCGAATTTTTTAAAGCTTCTAAAATCAATTCTTTTTCAAGATTTTTAATATCTTTACTTTTTCTACTTTCTAAGAATAAATCTTGAGTGCTAATCTCATCATTTTCACTTAAAATACAAGCTCTTTGTATAATAGAAATCAACTCTCTAATATTACCTGGAAAATCATAAGCTAGCAAAGCATCTTGTGCTTCTTGATTTAAAGTTTTTTCATTAAAATCGTATTCTTTACATGTATCAAGTAATACCTTTTGTGCAATTTGCAAAATTTCTTCTTGACGCTCTCTTAGTGGTGGTATATTAATAGGAATAGTATTAAGCCTATAATATAAATCTTGTCTGAATTCATTATCTGCAATCTTTTTTTCTATATGAGCATTAGTTGCACTAATAATTCTTACATCAATCTTTATACTCTTAGTACTTCCTAATCTTGTAATTTCTTTTTCTTGCAAGGCTCTTAATAATTTTGCTTGAATTTCATAAGGCATTTCACCTATTTCATCTAAAAACAAAGTGCCTTCATTAGCGAGCTCAAACAACCCTATTTTAGTAGTATTAGCATCGGTAAATGCACCTTTTTCAAAACCAAAAAGCTCACTTTCTATCAAATTTGATGGAATTGCTGCCATATTAATAGCCACAAAAGGTTTTTGTGCTCTTTTTGAATTTTTATGCACAAAATTTGCAAAAACTTCTTTACCTACCCCACTTTCTCCAAAAAAAAGCACACTTGCATCTGTCTTAGCAGCCTTAGTAGCCAATTTTAAACAATCTTCCAAAGCTTTAGAAGTGCCATAAAAATCT
Proteins encoded in this window:
- a CDS encoding sigma-54-dependent transcriptional regulator, translated to MNLVIVEDDINMRKSLEIALSEYEEFAIKSYKSATEALKKLNDDVDLIITDINMPGMDGIEFVQACENKYDFIIITGNATLNRAIEAVRLGVKDFLVKPFDINTLVTAIKRAKIIQEKTSKKTNKKTIKKEENQDFYGTSKALEDCLKLATKAAKTDASVLFFGESGVGKEVFANFVHKNSKRAQKPFVAINMAAIPSNLIESELFGFEKGAFTDANTTKIGLFELANEGTLFLDEIGEMPYEIQAKLLRALQEKEITRLGSTKSIKIDVRIISATNAHIEKKIADNEFRQDLYYRLNTIPINIPPLRERQEEILQIAQKVLLDTCKEYDFNEKTLNQEAQDALLAYDFPGNIRELISIIQRACILSENDEISTQDLFLESRKSKDIKNLEKELILEALKNSQDIAEAAKLIGMSEKIFSEKMKKYNIT